ATGTGAAATTGACCACCAAGGATTATGATGCTGGGACATTTGAGAATCATGATCCCATCCTTAATGATCCTTCAGGTTATCAGAAACTCATTGGGAAACTTATATACTTGACTATGACCAAACCCGACATATCATATGCAGTGTAGACTCTCAGCCAGTTCATGCATAGTCCTAAGTTGTCTCACTTAAATGCTACTTTGAAGGTCgtgaaatatttgaagaagTGTCCAGGACTAGGGATTCTTTTATCCAGAGATTGCAACATGGAAATGTTggcatattgtgatgcagattatgcGACCTGTCCTATGAGTCGACGATCCATTACAGGTTTTTGTATTAAACTTGgaaattctcttctttcatggaaaaccaagaagcaGGCTACTGTATCATTATCTTCAGCCGAAGCAGAGTATCGAGCTATGGCAAAGACTACCTGTGAGATCATATGGATACGGGGACTACTTGGGGATCTTGGGATAAAATTGAAGGGTCCGACTAAGTTGTTCTGTGACAACGATGCCGCACTCAAACTTGCAACGAATCCTATAGTACATGAAAGAacgaagcatatagaagtggattgtcatttcactcgagacaagattcaagaaggagtAATCGAGACTAGATGAATTGGAACGGAAGAGCAACCAGCTGATATTTTCATCAAGCCtctatgtcaaagacaacatgcatatctactAAGCAAGCTGGGTGTCTTGGATATTTACCAGCCACCAACTTGagagggagtgttggaagatatgcatcAATCTGGAAGATACGTTCGGATTCTTGACCAATTTGGTCCATACATATATTAGCTAGGAATCTTAGATTGAGAGTAGATtttgatttctaaatatttcTTTGCCTTTATTAATTCATCTCTATATTATAATTACAGAAGCATTGTACATCAGAATATACAATTGAATACACAAATTCACAAATCTCTAtagtcttcttcatcttctttcatcaTTACTCACGCATGTTTGATAGTTCCCCCATATCGAACTGACTCGCCTGTACTATCCACGTTCTTAGTATCAGATTTAGCCCGCGGCAGGAAAGCAAAATCGTCAATGTTTGCTGAGAAAAGAAGCATGCGAACGTTGATGTTGTACCATCAGAAATAAACAACTCGACCACGAGATTACAAGATTCGACTAGACTTGTAAAACCCATCATGTCTGTTGAGAGGCACATCGAAAATTTAAAGATGTGACTGAAGGTGCTTGTCCCAATTGCTTACCTGCATTCAGAAAGTGATAAAAATTGCCCCTTTTGGACGCTGAGAAAGATGGTCACGAGTTTCCAATTAAGGAATGTTTGTGGATCGCTTATCAATTAAATTATTGCCTGATCAATCGGTTCCTTGCCAAAAAAGTCGGGGGTCTCATCATGACTATTGGTGGCAAGTCATGCACAAAAGTAGAGAGGAGAGGTGGACTATCAAccactttctttttccaaaaacgGGTTATGTGATTTTGGGTTTTATCACGACGTTTTGGAGGGTCAATCCTTTTTTCAGCGTTTTGTAGGTGGGGTGATATGTGTTTTCATTGCTTTGATGGACTTTTGGAATGCATTTTCCCTGAAATGGATATGAGTCGGTGTTGAATGTAATGTCGTTGCCTTTCAttgaagatctctctctctctctctctctctctctctctctcgcaaatAAGTCTTTTAGCTGTCAGATTTGACATTAGAAAGTTATTTCTATTTGGCAAATATTTGCGCCAACCGATACTTACGATCATTAGGCAAAGAGGAGTATTAATAATAATTGTTACATCGATGAACCAAACAATGGATAAACAAAATTTCCTGAAGTTGGAATCCTAGTATTTGGATGCCAAAtccatttcaattttctttcctactCTAACAACCAAATATGACCTTAGAACAGTCTATTTCCAAAACGAAAGGCCTGCTAGCCATTAATTGAATGCCCTAGGTAACAAAACACTCTAAGTTGGCATGTTTGATGCAATATTTCTTGTTGTATTGAAAGAGCCAAAAAGGGGTCGAGTAGTTGGAAGCTATCATCCTACGAGTTCTTGCTGGAGAAATGGACCTTATATCAAACAAGTCAAAATCCTATATTGAGAAGATCTTTCATATTTTGTGTCGAAACATTCACCTTTTTAACATCCTTTCACATTTTCTACGCTCACTCGGCTGGCATTCCCAAATTTTAGATTCAATTTGGTTAATTCTTGAAACAATAACTTTGACAGTAATATGTAGGATTTATAATCAATGattcatttgaaattgagaATAACCACCAAAAACTGAAATTTGTTACCAAAAAACATCTGTTTGgatgtttaaataatttgtattACTTTGGGTATAAACATTTCGCATTGCGTGTTACATTGTATTTCAATGTAATGGTCCTCATCTTATGTCAATGAAATTACCAAATTTTGCACTTTGATCGCGAAAGGGAGAGCCATGAATGTGTGTGTATGCATATACATAGATTATGCTTGGATTATGCTTGCTGATGGGCCACATATTCACCGACcaaagaattttctcaatttacaGAGCCCAGCTCCTTAACCCTCTCATAGGTAATAGTGTTCTCAATCCTGCAAATTTGATATTGGATTTACCATGGCATTAACAATAAAAGCAGACTTTTCCATGTTCTCGATGAACAATAACAGGTTCTCGCTAAAGAGGACGAATAAAACAGTTTATAATCTGTACGCAAACAAATCACAAAGCCCGTTTCGCTCTGATCTGTAGCTTATATAAAACTAGTAAATTGAACAAGAGGTTATTTTTTGTGTCAGTACATGAGTCCTAGTAGAGTATAACTGGTAAAACTGCATATATAAGCATAAACATGCAGCTCGAGTAGTTCATTAGCAGCAGAATTGCGATGCCTCCGAAATAGGCCATTGAAACTGGAGAAGATGAGGAGGGCTGATGAATGCGGAGAGACAAGAAATACGGGTTAGTCCTTCGTCACCACAGCTTCTTCAGCTGCAAGTTGCCATTTAGGACCAGAAGTTCTAAGCGGCAGaacctgcaaaaagaaaactgaTAGTAATTCACCAAAAAGACGGGGAATGCTTGCTCGAGTCTGgtctttcctttgttttgaaGGATGGGGGTTTCACAAACATTACACATAACTTCTATCAGACAACTCCGAATCTTCTATCTGTTCTCTAAGCTTTCATGCACCACACTCCCAATAGATTTTTAGAACATCCATTGAAGGACATTCTACCATTAGAGAAACTGTTTGTCGCATTGTAACAATATCCATCTTGGCTATATAAACAGACACAAAAATCATACTTGTCAGCAACAGCACACCTCATGCTCTGGCCCTAAGTATGCCAATTTTTCTATAATGGTGGAGCTACATAAGAGAATAAGAACTCGACTAGAAGTAATGCATGCATTCCTCACTTGGTTGGCGACCCGTGGGAGCAGTCTTTGACCCCCAAGAGAACATGTCCTTGGTGAAGCCCTCATGGTGGGACCAATACAATTTTAAGGGGGCTTCCCCAACTCCATATATTCAATTCAATAATTAGCATGGTCAAGGAAACTAGCGTCCTGAGTGACAAAACCAAaggtgaaagaaaagaaacaagtccAAAAAATGCTTCGACATGAATCTTACCTGCCTGAGGTGAAGGTTTGATTATTCATTTGCACGGGGATTGAAGCAAACATTTGGTGCATACTTCCATCATCACAATCACTTTGCAACACCTACAATATATGCATTCCACGAATCTTGTTGTTCAAAGCTCATAACCTCTTCATACTTCAAGTCCTTTCCGATGCCAAATCCCTCTACACTCTTAATATTTTCAGAGTCAGGCATCTGCCTAATCCAAAAATGGACAGACTGAAAGCCAGCCTCTTCCAAACAGTCTTTGATTTCAGGTAACGACCACCTGCAGTGATGCAAGACCACCtattataaatttcaaaatttactGAAAACTAGTTTCATAAACGGAAAAGCATATGCATGACACTTcattaatattaaaaaacattTCAGGGTTGCCCCAGTTCAAAAATATAAAGATACTTAAGAAGTACAGGAAATCTAGCTAAAAGAAACCCTTACAGTCTCCAGCTGTATGAAAAGGCATAAGGCAGCTTCTTCTGTGGCTTTTGAAGATGAAAGTGGAGGCTAATCCTTGTTTTCCGCTCAATAATGTCAAATTCAGCTTGCTCCCACACATACTGCACATTTTAATCAGAGCATTTCGATATTACTCAGTTGGAAGCATCAAGCTGTACTTCCTCCATTAttaccaaagaagaagaacacaTCCACCAGAAAAAAGTAAGCTCATCCAATATAATACTAGCTCCCAGCACTTGTGCTAtgaaccctttttcttttccacagtACCAATGGAAAGCTCATTGCTTGAAGGGATAGTATATGTTCACATGCACAAAACAAACATCCTAATGTATGGGGAGCACTTTTGACCATACCAATGGCCCAAAACCAGGAACAGGGTGCTACATGATTCAGAAGAAGCAACCACTGGCGCAAAGCAAGGAAAAGGTGCTACATGattcagaagaagaagaagaagaagggggggggggggatggagagagagagagagagaacaggaAAATGGTGGTATTCAAGAAACACATGCATCTCCTTTGTCTGACATGCTTATCTAAAGCTAGATTTATTACCCTAGAATAATTAAgattcaaaaagattttgtaCAAGTGTTATTTAGATACCAGTGAACTCCAATGATATTCATAAAGATGATAACTCATTATGCAGATCGATTAATCGATTATATCCTGAGCATACTTTTATTTCAAAGTTACTCCATGATAAGATGCAATATGTGTACCTTGAAATTGGCAAACCTCCTTTGAAGCCTTAACTTTTGCTCTGATGATGTGCCACCATACAAATCCATAACAAATATACCTCCTCTTCTGGACAAGAAACCTAAAACGTGCCTGAAATACAAAACCAGCTCTTTACGTTTATGGAGGCAGCAACAGCTGTAGTTGAAGGCGCATACTATGTCCCTCCCAGGGAGTTGCTTAGAACTTATATTCAAAGGCATCGTACGGGGAGAGCTCATACAATCACCCTGCAAAATGGATTGTTGATCGTCCATTCTTGGATCCTCTTCACTTGGATCTAGTCTAATAGTTCTTATGCAATCTCCAGAATCAAAACTGACAAGCTTGGCCTCACAAGGTTGAAGAACATTTCCATGAAAAAGGGAAATTCTTGAACTGTCAGCTCCAATGGCATTCACGTTGTTCTCCATACACCAATTTAATGCCTCGACATCTAAATCCAATCCCACAGCAGTGCGCCTTGGGTCATTTCGGAGCCACTCTGTGCTGTCAAATGCACAGAGAGAATGAAATTTTGGCCAATACAAATGTAACAACAATCAAGCAATAAGGGAAACACCATTACTCTACTGACTGACTAGATTATCAAAGAGATGTATCAATCAAATTTTTGGTCCTCCAGATTGTTCTTTGATATCATTCATAAAATTCGATGTGCATGAGAtggaatatttttcaaataccTGAAGAAGAATCAAAGTTCTTCATAATTCACATTAAAAACACATTGCAAACTGATTTAAGAGTAAGCAATTAAATGACCAACAAGAACCTATTCATTTGACCAAGATACAAAGACGTCTCCATAACCAAGTCATCAAATTgcagaagaaaacaaaattacagGCACAATAATAGAAGGATTGAGAACAGCAGTCCAGTTCCAATAACTGATGTCAGTGAACACATACTTAATTGAACATCCGATTGCAATTAGTTTCTAAGGAATCTAGGATGCATTCAATATTGATAGTATTATTTTCAGGTGAATTTATATTTCCAGTCATCAAGGTTGACTAGAGTGACCAAAAGTGTGCAATATACCTGAGAAGAGCAGTCCCACAAAAATCTTCTTGCAGATGGAGGGGCTGCCTTCCACCCACATACATGAGAAAAAATTTCTGCAAATAGCTTATATCTCCTTTGGGCGACTGCATTCAGAGAGAAACACAGGGAAGCCTCATTACAGCTCTATGAGCACAAAATTGTTAGCAGGAATTCAATTTTATGCATAAATCTTCTCTCAGGAAGAATTGAAACTAAACAGAGTCGAAGAACTGCAGACCTGGACAGATTGTTGGTAGAGGAGGAATTTTGATGGAATATCTAGTGATGGGCTTCGGCCCTCATGTTCTTGCTCTTGTTCTTCCTCTTCAACCTCCTCTTCCCCGTCCTCTTCATCAGAAAGAGGAGGCTTCGAAGGTGAGGGGAAGTTTTCGTAGCTGAAACTATTCTCTCCTCCTTCGAGATATTGAGAGGCTTCTCTGCGAGGGTGTCTTTGGTGCCTCTGCTTCTTCTCTCGCTTCCCCATCTCCTGGAATGCCCAATACCAAGCTTATGATGCAGACAAATTCTTCAAAGTCTTATTTTGGCCAGTGAAGATTGTGAAGTTCACCACGACCAATTGTTACCCTCGTCAGGTAACAAATCTCATACAACTGATAGAGAGAACAAAAAATGTCCGTTCTACATTACCGTAAATTAACTAACTCCCATGGGAGAGGCTACATGATTGAGTGTGTACAGGTGTGGGTGTGAGACCCATGATGAGGAACTGCCACTGGACAAAATTGAGCCAATTTCACATAACTAGGCATCTTATTCCATGATTCAATGAGTTAATTACAAGGCTCGTTGCCTCGCGAACATGTCCAATTGATCCGAAAACTGGGTTTGCATATGCAAGATTAATTTCCAATTAGTTCTCATTCTCAATGTGAGTCAATCTTGCATTAAGTCaaccttcaattgtttttcccCAATGAGTTCAAACAGTTAACAACAAGAAAGTACACATTCTAATAGTTATGACCCATTGAACTTACATTCTCCTGATTAATGCCAGCTTTTAAAGAGCTTaatcaaaagaaattccagAAGCCATTttaagaaaacgaaaaaaaaaaaaaaatgaaaatgttgaaCAAGCCCAGAAGATGCTCCAACCTAAAAACCGAGCAACCGGAGAAAGAACCTAAAGGGTATTTGTCTTCCCCACAACGAGTTCAAATAGCTAACAACGAGAAATTACACATACTAATACTTATGAACCACCGAACTTACATTCTCCTGATTGATGCAAGCTCTTGAAGAGCTTAATCAAAAGAAATTCTAGAAaccatttcaagaaaaaaaaaaaaaaaaaaaaaaccttttcttGAACAGGCCCAGAAGATGCTCCAACCTAAACACCGAACAACCAGAGAAAGAAAGTACCTAAAGAGCATTTGTCTTCCCCCAACGAGTTCAAACagttaacaaaaagaaattactcATACTAATACTTATGACCCACTGAACTTACATTCTCCTGATTGATGCAAGCTCTTGAAGAGCTTaatcaaaagaaattccagAAA
Above is a window of Eucalyptus grandis isolate ANBG69807.140 chromosome 9, ASM1654582v1, whole genome shotgun sequence DNA encoding:
- the LOC104418542 gene encoding uncharacterized protein LOC104418542; protein product: MGKREKKQRHQRHPRREASQYLEGGENSFSYENFPSPSKPPLSDEEDGEEEVEEEEQEQEHEGRSPSLDIPSKFLLYQQSVQSPKGDISYLQKFFLMYVGGRQPLHLQEDFCGTALLSTEWLRNDPRRTAVGLDLDVEALNWCMENNVNAIGADSSRISLFHGNVLQPCEAKLVSFDSGDCIRTIRLDPSEEDPRMDDQQSILQGDCMSSPRTMPLNISSKQLPGRDIVCAFNYSCCCLHKRKELVLYFRHVLGFLSRRGGIFVMDLYGGTSSEQKLRLQRRFANFKYVWEQAEFDIIERKTRISLHFHLQKPQKKLPYAFSYSWRLWSLPEIKDCLEEAGFQSVHFWIRQMPDSENIKSVEGFGIGKDLKYEEVMSFEQQDSWNAYIVGVAK